A window of the Gossypium hirsutum isolate 1008001.06 chromosome A05, Gossypium_hirsutum_v2.1, whole genome shotgun sequence genome harbors these coding sequences:
- the LOC107958917 gene encoding two-component response regulator ORR24 isoform X1: MTLQEKRGGSNGEDGGKDRFPIGMHVLAVDDDPVCLKVLENLLRKCQYHVSTTNQATTALKMLRENRNRYDLVITGVNMPDMDAFKLLELVGLEMDLPVIMLSTHGDTELVMKGITHGACDYLLKPVRIEELKNIWQHVVRKNKPDFKDHINALNQDNGHEDEDRSIQEKPRVVWSDEVHRKFVSAVNELGLDKAVPKKVLDLMNVEGLKRETVASHLQKYRLYMGHSIVATLGSKDPSYLRMGPLGGFGYFHTLTGPGRISSASLPSYQPGGMFGRLNTSATLSLHGISSSVIQPGHCQTSNNPINGSGKIQPAVVPANQKKNGTLFQGIPTSVDLNQPSQNKPTNGCGEFNHVNDPNFQDARMAVGGSCNTLHVSSGNPLLLQSNTQQTKHSGAFGNQASLSNSLLDLCSFKAKSANLEDSKGDISNVGLNNYIILNMEYATKQQRGDSRHDNNGNTNHSFCRADSLVPFLFVCFVLFCCVYKICQKIYDAWC, translated from the exons ATGACCCTGCAGGAGAAAAGGGGTGGTTCCAATGGTGAAGATGGTGGTAAGGACCGGTTTCCAATTGGCATGCATGTTTtagcagttgatgatgatcctgtTTGTCTCAAAGTTTTGGAGAATCTCCTTCGTAAATGCCAATATCATG TTTCCACAACCAATCAGGCAACTACGGCCCTCAAAATGTTGAGGGAAAACAGGAACAGATATGACTTGGTTATTACTGGTGTTAACATGCCAGACATGGATGCCTTTAAGCTTCTTGAACTCGTGGGGCTTGAAATGGACCTACCTGTAATCA TGTTGTCAACTCATGGCGATACAGAGCTTGTAATGAAGGGGATTACTCATGGCGCTTGTGACTACTTATTGAAGCCAGTTCGCATCGAGGAGCTAAAAAACATATGGCAACACGTTGTGAGAAAAAACAAACCTGACTTTAAAGATCACATTAATGCACTGAATCAAGATAACGGACACGAAGATGAGGATCGCTCGATCCAGGAAAAGCCTCGAGTTGTTTGGTCTGATGAGGTGCATAGGAAGTTTGTTTCAGCTGTCAACGAATTGGGTCTTGATA AGGCTGTTCCGAAGAAAGTTCTTGACCTTATGAATGTTGAGGGCCTCAAAAGGGAAACTGTAGCAAGCCATCTACAG AAATATAGGCTTTACATGGGACACAGCATTGTTGCTACATTAGGCAGTAAAGATCCGTCTTACTTGCGCATGGGTCCATTGGGAGGCTTTGGATATTTTCACACATTGACTGGACCTGGAAGGATTTCAAGTGCCTCTCTGCCATCTTATCAACCAGGTGGAATGTTTGGGAGACTGAACACCTCAGCTACTTTAAGCCTACATGGGATTTCTTCTAGCGTGATTCAACCTGGACATTGTCAAACATCGAACAATCCGATCAATGGTTCTGGGAAGATCCAGCCAGCCGTGGTACCTGCAAACCAGAAAAAAAATGGAACTTTGTTTCAAGGGATCCCAACATCGGTAGATCTCAATCAACCGTCGCAGAACAAGCCCACGAACGGTTGTGGAGAATTTAATCACGTTAATGATCCGAACTTCCAAGATGCCAGAATGGCGGTTGGTGGCTCGTGTAATACTCTACATGTTTCCTCAGGCAACCCTTTGTTGTTACAATCAAACACACAACAAACGAAACATAGTGGTGCGTTTGGAAATCAAGCATCCCTTAGTAACAGCCTTCTTGATCTTTGTTCTTTCAAGGCAAAATCAGCAAATTTGGAGGACTCTAAAGGAGACATCTCCAATGTTGGTCTAAATAATTATATCATTCTGAATATGGAATATGCAACAAAGCAACAGAGGGGAGATAGCAGACACGATAATAACGGCAATACGAATCATTCATTCTGCCGAGCGGATTCCCTGGTTCCATttttgtttgtatgttttgtGTTATTTTGTTGTGTGTATAAGATATGTCAGAAGATTTATGATGCTTGGTGTTGA
- the LOC107958917 gene encoding two-component response regulator ORR23 isoform X2: MHVLAVDDDPVCLKVLENLLRKCQYHVSTTNQATTALKMLRENRNRYDLVITGVNMPDMDAFKLLELVGLEMDLPVIMLSTHGDTELVMKGITHGACDYLLKPVRIEELKNIWQHVVRKNKPDFKDHINALNQDNGHEDEDRSIQEKPRVVWSDEVHRKFVSAVNELGLDKAVPKKVLDLMNVEGLKRETVASHLQKYRLYMGHSIVATLGSKDPSYLRMGPLGGFGYFHTLTGPGRISSASLPSYQPGGMFGRLNTSATLSLHGISSSVIQPGHCQTSNNPINGSGKIQPAVVPANQKKNGTLFQGIPTSVDLNQPSQNKPTNGCGEFNHVNDPNFQDARMAVGGSCNTLHVSSGNPLLLQSNTQQTKHSGAFGNQASLSNSLLDLCSFKAKSANLEDSKGDISNVGLNNYIILNMEYATKQQRGDSRHDNNGNTNHSFCRADSLVPFLFVCFVLFCCVYKICQKIYDAWC, from the exons ATGCATGTTTtagcagttgatgatgatcctgtTTGTCTCAAAGTTTTGGAGAATCTCCTTCGTAAATGCCAATATCATG TTTCCACAACCAATCAGGCAACTACGGCCCTCAAAATGTTGAGGGAAAACAGGAACAGATATGACTTGGTTATTACTGGTGTTAACATGCCAGACATGGATGCCTTTAAGCTTCTTGAACTCGTGGGGCTTGAAATGGACCTACCTGTAATCA TGTTGTCAACTCATGGCGATACAGAGCTTGTAATGAAGGGGATTACTCATGGCGCTTGTGACTACTTATTGAAGCCAGTTCGCATCGAGGAGCTAAAAAACATATGGCAACACGTTGTGAGAAAAAACAAACCTGACTTTAAAGATCACATTAATGCACTGAATCAAGATAACGGACACGAAGATGAGGATCGCTCGATCCAGGAAAAGCCTCGAGTTGTTTGGTCTGATGAGGTGCATAGGAAGTTTGTTTCAGCTGTCAACGAATTGGGTCTTGATA AGGCTGTTCCGAAGAAAGTTCTTGACCTTATGAATGTTGAGGGCCTCAAAAGGGAAACTGTAGCAAGCCATCTACAG AAATATAGGCTTTACATGGGACACAGCATTGTTGCTACATTAGGCAGTAAAGATCCGTCTTACTTGCGCATGGGTCCATTGGGAGGCTTTGGATATTTTCACACATTGACTGGACCTGGAAGGATTTCAAGTGCCTCTCTGCCATCTTATCAACCAGGTGGAATGTTTGGGAGACTGAACACCTCAGCTACTTTAAGCCTACATGGGATTTCTTCTAGCGTGATTCAACCTGGACATTGTCAAACATCGAACAATCCGATCAATGGTTCTGGGAAGATCCAGCCAGCCGTGGTACCTGCAAACCAGAAAAAAAATGGAACTTTGTTTCAAGGGATCCCAACATCGGTAGATCTCAATCAACCGTCGCAGAACAAGCCCACGAACGGTTGTGGAGAATTTAATCACGTTAATGATCCGAACTTCCAAGATGCCAGAATGGCGGTTGGTGGCTCGTGTAATACTCTACATGTTTCCTCAGGCAACCCTTTGTTGTTACAATCAAACACACAACAAACGAAACATAGTGGTGCGTTTGGAAATCAAGCATCCCTTAGTAACAGCCTTCTTGATCTTTGTTCTTTCAAGGCAAAATCAGCAAATTTGGAGGACTCTAAAGGAGACATCTCCAATGTTGGTCTAAATAATTATATCATTCTGAATATGGAATATGCAACAAAGCAACAGAGGGGAGATAGCAGACACGATAATAACGGCAATACGAATCATTCATTCTGCCGAGCGGATTCCCTGGTTCCATttttgtttgtatgttttgtGTTATTTTGTTGTGTGTATAAGATATGTCAGAAGATTTATGATGCTTGGTGTTGA